In Besnoitia besnoiti strain Bb-Ger1 chromosome IX, whole genome shotgun sequence, a single genomic region encodes these proteins:
- a CDS encoding lipase (encoded by transcript BESB_012630), translated as MAVRGAEKNLCRPREPFPGVPGFVTTAIVFFALACLESSARHLHSSEDARRLGATPLITRAFPGEIQGSESADYSLLQLQNENEDADSLNGGGVGSQAAAGEPVSDSQQQQQEEGDRRSQNPTRPETPPTADSQTSEPQSVPTSSPAKAATRGNGTRRQRHLQTARNALQTIMEIDEQEQEPPSEDDTPAPAPSSTPPGSQPGSLGAATRLVDMTRFGMNSGFNQWAFKLQQHCSGLYPTVLMRPLLPGAEQGVCVLDNLLDAVKLRLQDTSPATKSSSSELATSSDTSPTRRFRGFVQQLKQTSSRKALGFVLRRQLRSGHRKPEELPKILSALGKKVKSLRSLIPQLFISFLMCQPTLSAKTAFAGNFTSTSHFDNDEASFVTQDEGAFLFVSHRMPPAQLDPFAPQTFPSLREQWQKELMKSLAVSLQLVDTMMTLGDDFDGHIGQSPSMVFPKPWLVEAVVAPAFTEYSPIHGANFDINPVARSVLRSHKVTAETIEEGPTGKKILRPNCIRSDSVTGVRRSSAEELPVVNPDKCYRTASFANVLVSPLAVFLVRDRDQPVSAPGAEAYPVDSLVLIRGPKYAKEWTAAFMSRPVGDSVFLGSDGGRLHEGYTTLFHQILRETATAFAQKLKTDVLPEHRGATPFNILITGISTGRVLANLLTWFLAIALKDEVAQHRVRLHCSGFGTPPFADEKAHRNMHRAKAVCWNFHAELDPMLEIFRASVSGDLVVGNPMTLDASTFLRAALRSHDGRFTFHGLSWAYDQHKALKEGHFQGKTFVLSAIYWLNLFQASAVAQKFQPKAEKAVQSSKRHKRTKRRSSTAV; from the exons ATGGCTGTGCGAGGCGCTGAGAAGAACCTTTGTCGCCCCCGGGAGCCCTTCCCTGGGGTTCCAGGGTTCGTGACGACGGCAATCGTGTTTTTTGCCCTTGCGTGTCTCGAATCCTCAGCTCGTCACCTTCATTCCAGCGAAgatgcgcggcggctgggggCGACCCCACTAATCACGCGCGCCTTCCCCGGGGAAATCCAGGGCAGCGAGAGTGCAGACTATTCTCTTTTGCAGTTGCAGAACGAGAATGAGGACGCAGATTCATTAAACGGTGGTGGCGTGGGAAGCCAGGCAGCGGCTGGAGAACCCGTGAGCGATTCGCAGCAACAGCAgcaagaggaaggcgaccgcCGTTCCCAAAACCCGACCCGTCCAGAGACTCCGCCAACGGCCGACTCCCAGACAAGTGAGCCGCAATCCGTCCCAACATCCAGCCCGGCTAAGGCGGCCACCCGCGGCAACGgcacgaggaggcagagacatCTGCAGACTGCACGGAATGCATTGCAAACGATCATGGAGATCGACGAACAGGAACAGGAACCACCCAGCGAGGATGACACCCCAGCGCCTGCACCGTCTTCGACCCCCCCAGGGAGTCAGCCTGGGTCTCTGGGGGCAGCTACTCGACTAGTCGACATGACCAGGTTCGGCATGAACTCAGGATTCAACCAGTGGGCGTTCAAACTGCAGCAACACTGCTCAGGACTGTATCCCACGGTTTTGATGCGCCCCCTCTTGCCAGGAGCCGAGCAGGGGGTATGCGTCCTGGACAATCTGCTGGATGCCGTAAAGCTTCGCTTGCAAGACACGTCTCCAGCAACAAAATCTTCATCCTCCGAGCTGGCCACCAGTTCAGATACATCACCTACTCGCAGGTTCCGAGGCTTCGTACAGCAGCTGAAGCAAACATCCTCCAGAAAGGCGCTTGGGTTTGTCttgcggcggcagcttcgTTCAGGCCACCGCAAACCTGAAGAGCTACCAAAAATCCTGAGTGCTCTCGGCAAAAAAGTCAAGTCACTCCGTAGTTTGATCCCCCAACTCTTTATTTCTT TTCTCATGTGCCAACCAACACTCTCCGCGAAGACTGCGTTTGCTGGGAACTTCACGTCAACATCCCACTTCGACAACGATGAGGCGAGCTTTGTCACCCAAGACGAGGGAGCTTTCCTCTTTGTGTCACACCGTATGCCACCCGCCCAGCTGGACCCCTTCGCTCCGCAGACTTTCCCGTCGCTCAGAGAACAGTGGCAGAAAGAGCTCATGAAGTCGTTGGCCGTGTCATTGCAGCTGGTGGATACCATGATGACCCTTGGTGACGACTTCGACGGCCACATCGGCCAAAGTCCCAGCATGGTCTTCCCGAAGCCCTGGCTAGTAGAAGCTGTCGTGGCCCCTGCCTTCACTGAATACA GTCCTATCCACGGCGCAAACTTTGATATCAACCCCGTCGCTCGTTCAGTTCTAAGATCGCACAAGGTGACCGCTGAGACAATAGAGGAAGGCCCGACGGGAAAGAAGATCCTTAGACCCAACTGCATTCGTAGTGACTCCGTCACTGGCGTGCGTCGCTCTTCCGCCGAGGAGCTCCCCGTTGTCAACCCCGACAAATGCTATCGGACGGCATCTTTCGCGAATGTTTTGGTATCTCCACTAGCAGTGTTTCTTGTTCGAGATCGAGATCAACCGGTGTCTGCCCCTGGTGCAGAGGCATATCCAGTAGACTCCCTCGTTCTGATCAGAGGACCGAAATACGCAAAA GAGTGGACAGCCGCCTTCATGTCTCGCCCGGTTGGTGACAGTGTCTTCCTAGGATCTGACGGGGGCCGTTTGCATGAGGGGTACACCACGCTCTTCCATCAAATCCTGCGCGAGACGGCCACCGCGTTTGCGCAAAAGCTCAAGACGGATGTGCTTCCCGAGCACAGGGGCGCTACTCCGTTCAATATTCTTATCACTGGAATTTCAACTGGTAGGGTACTCGCCAACTTGCTCACTTGGTTTCTGGCGATTGCACTCAAAGACGAAGTCGCCCAGCATAGAGTGCGGCTGCACTGCAGTGGATTCGGTACTCCTCCG TTcgcagacgagaaggcgcaTCGGAACATGCACAGGGCGAAGGCAGTCTGCTGGAACTTTCATGCGGAGTTGGATCCCATGTTAGAAATTTTTAGGGCCTCTGTATCCGGTGATCTAGTGGTCGGGAATCCCATGACGCTGGACGCTAGTACGTTCCTTCGGGCAGCATTACGATCTCACGACGGCAGATTTACCTTTCACGGGCTCTCGTGGGCCTATG ATCAGCATAAGGCATTGAAAGAGGGCCACTTCCAAGGCAAGACATTTGTTCTCTCGGCGATATACTGGTTGAACTTGTTCCAGGCTAGCGCTGTAGCACAAAAATTCCAGCCGAAAGCTGAAAAGGCTGTGCAATCAAGCAAGCGCCATAAGCGGACAAAGCGGCGGTCGTCCACAGCTGTGTAG